From Passer domesticus isolate bPasDom1 chromosome 8, bPasDom1.hap1, whole genome shotgun sequence, a single genomic window includes:
- the LOC135306648 gene encoding heparan sulfate glucosamine 3-O-sulfotransferase 1-like has protein sequence MAFLLVSAYLLLTHARGAPVENGALLETLKSQVGLFSNKSEHYSAQVRPPGTSRQIPQTIIIGVRKGGTRALLEMLDIHPNIVVAATEVHFFDWDENYVKGIDWYRNLMPFSYGNQITIEKTPGYFTSPQAPGRIHDMNSSIKLLLILRDPTERVISDYTQVYYNRVESHKPVQLFEDIVIKNGVLNTKYKAIQRSLYDVHMEKWLKHFSLDQIHIVDGNTLIKDPLPELQKVERFLNLPSRIMSSNFYFNQTKGFYCIRSDGRERCLHESKGRPHPLVNSTVLEQLYSYFREHNAKFYRMVNHSFDWH, from the coding sequence ATGGCCTTCCTACTCGTGTCAGCTTATCTTCTGCTGACTCATGCTCGGGGTGCTCCTGTTGAGAATGGGGCACTCTTGGAAACACTGAAGTCACAAGTGGGATTATTCAGCAATAAAAGTGAACACTATTCAGCACAGGTGAGACCTCCTGGCACCAGCCGACAAATACCTCAGACAATCATCATAGGAGTTCGTAAAGGAGGGACCAGAGCTTTGCTGGAAATGTTGGATATTCATCCTAACATTGTGGTGGCAGCTACAGAAGTCCACTTCTTTGACTGGGATGAAAATTATGTGAAAGGAATAGACTGGTATAGAAATCTGATGCCATTTTCTTATGGAAACCAAATTACAATTGAGAAAACACCAGGCTATTTTACATCACCACAGGCTCCAGGAAGAATTCATGACATGAATAGCTCCATTAAACTGTTGCTCATTCTAAGAGATCCCACTGAGAGAGTTATATCTGACTATACCCAAGTGTATTACAACAGAGTAGAAAGTCACAAGCCTGTTCAGCTCTTTGAAGATATTGTTATTAAGAATGGAGTGCTTAATACCAAATACAAAGCTATTCAGAGAAGTCTATACGATGTCCATATGGAAAAGTGGCTTAAGCATTTCAGTTTGGATCAGATTCACATAGTGGATGGCAATACTTTGATCAAGGACCCTCTTCCTGAGTTACAAAAAGTTGAAAGATTTCTAAATCTTCCATCCCGAATTATGtcttctaatttttattttaaccaaACCAAGGGATTCTACTGCATCAGAAGTGATGGGAGGGAGAGATGTTTACATGAATCCAAAGGGCGTCCCCATCCTCTTGTTAACAGCACTGTTTTAGAACAACTGTATTCTTACTTCAGAGAGCACAATGCAAAATTTTACAGGATGGTTAATCATTCCTTTGACTGGCATTAA